The sequence TACGGCCCGCCAGGTGTTCATCGAAGTAGGCCAGGGCGGCCTGCTCGGGATCTTCCGCCAGCACATCCACCAGACCCATGCGATGGGCCTCCTCGGCGCCGATGCTGCGTCCCGAAAACAGCAGATCCTCCGCATGGGCCTGGCCGATGCGCTCCGGCAGCAGGCAGGAAGCCGCCGGCGCGAAGACCGCCAGCTTGATTTCGGGTTGGCCCAGCGAGGTGACGGGCGCGGCGAACATCAGATGCCCGGCCGCTGCGACCTCCAGCCCGCCGCCCAGGCATTGGCCCTTCACCGCCACCATGAACGGCACGGGACATTCGAGGATCTGAAGGATCAGGGCGTGGAGCTGCCGGAGCATCGCGGCGCAAGATTCCGGCAAGTGTTCCTCCACGCTGGCGCCAAAGCTGAAATGCGGACCTTCGGCATCCAGGAGCACCGCGCGGAGATGGGGGTTCGGCAGGTGTTCGGTGAGCGCGCCTTGCAGCGCGCCGATCATGGCGGCATCCACGATGTTCGCCTTGGGGCGGGCCAGGCGCAGGCGCAACAGGCAATCGTCTTTCTCCAGCCAGATATTAAGAGGACCTTCACTCATGGGCGGCCCCCGGGGACAAGAATGGCCCGCCCACACAGCTTGTGGGCATGGGCAGCCGCAAACACCTCGTT comes from Holophagaceae bacterium and encodes:
- a CDS encoding cyclohexa-1,5-dienecarbonyl-CoA hydratase, which translates into the protein MSEGPLNIWLEKDDCLLRLRLARPKANIVDAAMIGALQGALTEHLPNPHLRAVLLDAEGPHFSFGASVEEHLPESCAAMLRQLHALILQILECPVPFMVAVKGQCLGGGLEVAAAGHLMFAAPVTSLGQPEIKLAVFAPAASCLLPERIGQAHAEDLLFSGRSIGAEEAHRMGLVDVLAEDPEQAALAYFDEHLAGRSASSLRFAVRAARTGVNERIRTKLAAVERLYLEGLMASHDAVEGLAAFIGKRAAVWEDRWELKS